AATTCTCGTCCGAGTCCTTGCTGCCGAGCTTTTTCGTATACCATTCCACCAACAGCAGCAAATTGTAATCCCTGATTTCCACTGTTGAGGTACAGAGTTATATCTTCAGGTGAAGTTCTTTGAATATTTCCACTAGCTAGATCATTGAAGGTAGGGGTGCTATCGTCACCACCTGCTCCCACTCGTGAACCAGCATGGCGTTGAGGTAATCGTTTTTTTTCTTCTTCAGTACCCCCAATATAATCCCCGTTGTTGTAACCTTCTCCCATATGTCTTGGGTCTTCATTACGAGGGCGGGAATGAGCAACGCCTTGCTTTACGATAATGTCCGCGCGCGAAAAAACTTCTTCATCTAATTCGCCTCTAACATCAGTAACATGCTGCCCTGACTGCAGCCATGCGCCCTTTAACGCAGGTTCCATAGCGTTTGTGCAAGCCGCCACAATATCAACTCCCTCTACTGCAGCTTCGGGGGTATCGACAGCTCTTACTTCTAGCTCTAATTTCGCAGACATCTCTTCAGCGTAAAGCTCACGGTTCGCCTCCGTTGGACTGAATACTTTCACCTGCCTTATATCCCGTACTGCGGCAAAAGCCTCAAGGTAAGTACGTGCCATACCACCTGATCCCAACATTCCAACTGTTTGAGAATCTGGTCGGGAAAGGTACCTCACTCCCAATCCAGCTCCACCGCCAACACGCATATGCTGCAAAATGCCGTCGTTAATTATCGCCAATGGCTCTCCATTTTTTGTACTAAATAAGAATATCAAACCACAATATAATCCAGGCTCTACAGAGTATTTATCTTCTTTCCAGTATCCATGTTCATCGGTAGGCCAAAAGAGGATGTCTGATTTCATTCGGATTGCAAAGACACCAAGTTCTTTACTTGCCCCTTCCATTGTGCCCCATCGGTAATAACCGTCTGTTCGTTCCGCAGGCATGTACAAATCAATCCTCGGCCTATGAACTGAGTCCCCAGTTGGTAATCCGCGAAATGCTCTATCCTGAGCATCTATACAATCAATCATAGGTAAAAGTTTTTCTACTTCAGCATTATTAATAAGTAACATTCTCTACTCCTTTAATCTACCGTGGCAGTTTGGTGTTCTAGGAAAATTTCTTTACGTTGAATACCTGAGTTTTCTACTGCCAGTAATAATTCTAATGTCGCATTACCCCAAGAACCATCTGCAGGTAGAGGTCTGTCTGTCGTTATTGCGTCATAGAAAGTATTTATCCTGCCATCTCTACCGTCTTCGTACGTAATCAGAGGTATTTCAA
This DNA window, taken from Dehalococcoidia bacterium, encodes the following:
- a CDS encoding ornithine cyclodeaminase family protein, which codes for MLLINNAEVEKLLPMIDCIDAQDRAFRGLPTGDSVHRPRIDLYMPAERTDGYYRWGTMEGASKELGVFAIRMKSDILFWPTDEHGYWKEDKYSVEPGLYCGLIFLFSTKNGEPLAIINDGILQHMRVGGGAGLGVRYLSRPDSQTVGMLGSGGMARTYLEAFAAVRDIRQVKVFSPTEANRELYAEEMSAKLELEVRAVDTPEAAVEGVDIVAACTNAMEPALKGAWLQSGQHVTDVRGELDEEVFSRADIIVKQGVAHSRPRNEDPRHMGEGYNNGDYIGGTEEEKKRLPQRHAGSRVGAGGDDSTPTFNDLASGNIQRTSPEDITLYLNSGNQGLQFAAVGGMVYEKARQQGLGRELPTEWFLQDIRD